A stretch of the Alphaproteobacteria bacterium genome encodes the following:
- the rmuC gene encoding DNA recombination protein RmuC yields the protein MIDWTTLLVALLAAVAAALAFALLRGRRGGAAAHHPMERLVASQTALEGRLAQMAEQTAAAQQRLAESLQTQERQLSQTLNLRLEAVSQRVTESLQTQHTRTGEVMGKLHERLAVIDAAQKNIAQLSTQMVGLQDILSNKQARGAFGEIQLKDLVESVLPPSAYEFQATLSNRNRADCLIRLPNPPGPIAIDSKFPLEGYQALRAAETDEARRQATRLFETSFIKHIRDIAGRYIITGETAESALMFVPSEAVYAELHANFQKVVEESYRARVYVVSPTTLWATLNTIRAVLKDVRMREQAGLIQKEVETMMLDVDRLHKRVGNLQRHFRQAEDDLGEIATSASKVASRGETILDIELAADGNGDTPRLGLDPQAAGPAKPE from the coding sequence ATGATCGACTGGACCACGTTGCTCGTCGCTTTGCTGGCGGCGGTTGCCGCCGCCCTCGCCTTTGCCCTTCTGCGCGGTCGCCGCGGTGGCGCCGCGGCGCACCACCCTATGGAGCGGTTGGTGGCCAGCCAGACAGCTCTTGAGGGCCGCCTGGCGCAGATGGCCGAACAGACCGCCGCCGCCCAGCAGCGGCTGGCCGAAAGCCTGCAAACCCAGGAACGCCAGCTCAGCCAGACTCTCAACCTGCGGCTGGAGGCGGTCAGCCAGAGAGTGACCGAGTCGTTGCAGACCCAGCACACCAGGACCGGCGAGGTCATGGGCAAGCTGCACGAGCGGCTGGCGGTGATCGATGCGGCCCAGAAGAACATCGCCCAACTGTCCACCCAGATGGTCGGCCTGCAGGACATTCTGTCCAACAAGCAGGCGCGTGGCGCCTTCGGAGAGATCCAGCTCAAGGATCTGGTGGAAAGTGTTCTGCCGCCATCGGCCTATGAGTTTCAGGCGACTCTGTCAAACCGCAACCGGGCCGACTGCCTGATCCGCCTGCCCAACCCGCCGGGGCCCATCGCCATCGATTCCAAGTTCCCTCTGGAGGGCTATCAGGCGCTGCGCGCGGCAGAGACGGACGAAGCCCGGCGCCAGGCGACGCGCCTGTTCGAAACCTCATTCATCAAGCATATCCGCGACATCGCCGGGCGCTACATCATCACCGGCGAGACGGCGGAATCAGCCCTCATGTTCGTGCCGTCCGAAGCGGTCTATGCGGAACTGCACGCCAACTTTCAGAAGGTGGTGGAAGAATCCTATCGCGCCCGCGTCTATGTGGTTTCGCCCACCACCCTTTGGGCGACCCTCAACACCATCCGGGCGGTTCTGAAGGATGTCCGCATGCGCGAACAAGCCGGACTCATCCAGAAGGAAGTGGAAACCATGATGCTGGACGTGGACCGGCTGCACAAACGGGTTGGCAATCTGCAGCGCCACTTCCGTCAGGCGGAAGACGATCTGGGAGAGATCGCTACGTCGGCCAGCAAGGTGGCCAGTCGCGGCGAGACCATCCTCGACATCGAACTGGCCGCCGATGGTAATGGCGACACGCCCCGTCTGGGCCTTGACCCACAGGCCGCCGGCCCGGCCAAACCGGAGTGA
- the def gene encoding peptide deformylase, which translates to MALLPIIIAPDPRLKRVAHPVAGVGADERRLMDDMLETMYAAPGIGLAAPQVGDPRRIIVVDVSKDNSAPLRMANPQLLESSDVLADYEEGCLSLPDQYAPVRRPDHIVVRYLDHEGEMRELTADGVLATAIQHEMDHLDGILFVDHLSSLKRSMVLRRLQKLKKLQDEAVATV; encoded by the coding sequence ATGGCTCTGCTGCCCATCATCATCGCCCCGGACCCGCGCCTGAAGCGGGTGGCCCACCCCGTCGCCGGCGTCGGCGCGGACGAACGGCGGCTGATGGATGACATGCTGGAGACCATGTACGCCGCACCGGGAATCGGCCTGGCCGCGCCGCAGGTGGGGGACCCGCGCCGGATCATCGTGGTGGATGTCAGCAAGGATAATTCAGCCCCCCTGCGTATGGCCAATCCGCAGCTTCTGGAGTCCTCTGATGTGCTGGCAGACTATGAGGAGGGCTGCCTCTCGCTGCCCGATCAGTATGCGCCGGTACGCCGGCCCGACCATATTGTGGTGCGCTACCTGGATCATGAAGGCGAGATGCGCGAACTGACGGCCGACGGCGTACTGGCAACGGCAATCCAGCACGAGATGGACCATCTGGATGGTATCCTCTTCGTCGATCATCTGAGCAGCCTGAAGCGGTCGATGGTTCTGCGGCGGCTGCAAAAGTTGAAGAAGCTACAGGACGAGGCCGTGGCGACCGTCTGA
- the fmt gene encoding methionyl-tRNA formyltransferase translates to MRLAFMGTPEFALPALDAVREAGHHVVAVYSQPARPAGRGKHLMESPVARHAAELGLPVHTPATLHDAVAQQAFAALQADAAVVVAYGLLLPPPMLQAPHFGCLNIHGSLLPRWRGAAPIERAILAGDRQSGVTIMQMDEGLDTGPILLQSPVEIGPQMTGGELRQTLARVGAWLVCRALEGLATGSCVPRPQPEEGGLPAPKIRRRDRALDWRQPAATLARVVRAFAPTPGAWCVLPEGTDERGERQLKVLQARVVGGIATGRHMPGTVLDDRLTIACGEGALGLDVVQRGGRASMAAAAFLRGYDLPAGARLPPPVEGAGA, encoded by the coding sequence ATGCGTCTGGCTTTCATGGGAACGCCTGAGTTCGCCCTGCCGGCGCTGGACGCGGTGCGTGAGGCCGGCCACCACGTGGTTGCGGTCTACAGCCAGCCGGCCCGTCCGGCCGGCCGCGGCAAACACCTTATGGAATCGCCGGTGGCGCGCCACGCGGCAGAGCTGGGCCTGCCGGTGCACACGCCGGCGACGCTGCATGATGCAGTGGCGCAGCAGGCGTTCGCGGCCTTGCAGGCGGATGCAGCGGTGGTCGTCGCCTATGGGCTGTTGCTGCCGCCGCCCATGCTGCAGGCGCCGCATTTCGGATGTCTCAATATCCATGGGTCATTGCTGCCGCGCTGGCGTGGCGCGGCGCCAATCGAACGCGCCATTCTGGCCGGCGACCGGCAAAGCGGCGTGACCATCATGCAGATGGATGAAGGGCTCGACACGGGTCCGATACTGCTGCAATCGCCGGTGGAGATCGGACCGCAGATGACCGGTGGCGAATTGCGTCAGACGCTTGCCCGGGTCGGCGCGTGGCTGGTGTGCCGGGCGCTGGAAGGCCTGGCAACGGGGAGCTGTGTGCCCCGACCGCAGCCGGAGGAAGGTGGCCTGCCGGCACCGAAGATCCGTCGCCGGGACAGGGCTCTCGACTGGCGGCAGCCGGCGGCGACGCTGGCCCGGGTCGTGCGCGCCTTCGCCCCGACGCCGGGCGCCTGGTGTGTTCTGCCGGAAGGGACGGACGAGCGCGGCGAGCGGCAGCTCAAGGTGCTGCAGGCCCGCGTGGTGGGCGGCATCGCGACCGGCCGCCACATGCCGGGCACGGTGCTGGACGACCGGCTGACCATCGCTTGCGGCGAGGGCGCACTGGGCCTTGATGTGGTGCAGCGCGGCGGCCGGGCGTCGATGGCCGCCGCCGCCTTCCTGCGCGGCTATGACCTGCCGGCGGGAGCGCGGTTGCCGCCGCCGGTTGAAGGCGCAGGCGCCTGA
- the truA gene encoding tRNA pseudouridine(38-40) synthase TruA → MGRWKLTVEYDGRAYVGWQRQDNGPSVQAALEAAVGAFCGESVTVWGAGRTDAGVHAAGQVCHVDLARSWPAKTVRDAINYHLGDAAIAVVEALAVAGDFDARFSATERRYCYRLVNRRARLALDAGRAWHVPQPLDAVAMDQAARVLEGRHDFTSFRSVHCQAQSPVRTLDRLRVTRRGAVIEIEARARSFLHNQVRIMAGSLKLVGEGKWSAGDMAAALAAKSRARAGPTAPAAGLTLVAVVYGAVGNSVCVVDPLADHA, encoded by the coding sequence ATGGGGCGCTGGAAACTGACCGTCGAGTATGACGGACGCGCCTATGTAGGGTGGCAGCGGCAGGACAACGGCCCGTCCGTTCAGGCCGCGCTGGAGGCGGCGGTAGGCGCCTTCTGCGGCGAGAGCGTGACGGTGTGGGGGGCGGGCCGGACCGACGCCGGCGTCCATGCGGCAGGCCAGGTGTGTCATGTGGATCTGGCGCGGTCGTGGCCGGCAAAAACGGTGCGCGACGCCATCAACTATCATCTGGGGGACGCGGCCATTGCGGTGGTCGAGGCCCTGGCGGTGGCCGGTGATTTCGATGCGCGGTTCAGCGCCACAGAGCGGCGGTATTGTTATCGTCTGGTCAACCGCCGGGCGCGACTGGCGCTTGACGCCGGACGGGCCTGGCATGTGCCGCAGCCGCTTGACGCGGTGGCCATGGACCAGGCGGCGCGCGTACTGGAAGGGCGGCACGACTTCACCAGTTTCCGTTCTGTCCATTGTCAGGCGCAATCGCCGGTCCGCACCCTGGACCGACTGCGCGTGACCCGGCGCGGCGCGGTCATTGAGATCGAAGCCCGGGCGCGCAGCTTTCTGCACAACCAGGTACGGATCATGGCCGGATCTCTCAAGCTGGTTGGCGAGGGGAAATGGTCAGCCGGGGATATGGCGGCGGCACTGGCGGCGAAGAGCCGTGCCCGGGCCGGGCCGACCGCGCCGGCGGCGGGCCTGACCCTTGTGGCCGTGGTCTATGGTGCGGTGGGGAATAGCGTCTGCGTGGTTGACCCCTTAGCGGACCACGCCTAA
- a CDS encoding multidrug effflux MFS transporter: protein MTDAGSDKPDEPPRPPAIVPVLLIMVSSLSILSGDLYLPSMPLLQTVFSADAGQVQLTISLNLAGFALGMLVWGPASDRFGRRPMFVVALVLFALASLACAAAPSISTLIAARFLQGAAASAEVALGFAVIRDLYRDKDAVRLLALLGMVIAVVPMLGPVAGGYILAWFGWQANFILLAAGGGVAAVAIRLWLPESNPDRDRHALRPYVFLSTYARIWWNRQFVVMAGLSGLGFAMLMTFITVAPFYVIDVHGYAPETYGIYQGAIVAGYIVGSLFAHRMVARLGLAGLLTTGVWVSVAGGVGLVLLVVTGLDGPLPIAGPMSLAVFGLALIFATAPLQALTAVSGRAGAASAALGTTESGIASLAALAVGLMSVGSAWPIALGVAIPAAGALALLLVLGRRYLATPQAGDA, encoded by the coding sequence ATGACCGACGCCGGTAGCGATAAGCCAGACGAACCACCCCGCCCGCCGGCCATCGTGCCGGTCCTGTTGATTATGGTCAGTTCCCTGTCGATCCTGTCGGGCGACCTGTACCTGCCCAGCATGCCGCTGTTGCAGACGGTATTCAGCGCCGATGCCGGGCAGGTGCAGCTCACCATCAGCCTGAACCTGGCCGGGTTTGCCCTGGGCATGCTGGTGTGGGGCCCGGCGTCAGATCGTTTTGGCCGGCGACCGATGTTCGTGGTGGCCCTGGTGTTGTTCGCCCTGGCCAGCCTGGCTTGCGCCGCGGCGCCGTCCATCTCCACCCTGATTGCCGCACGTTTTCTGCAGGGTGCGGCGGCCAGTGCCGAAGTGGCGCTGGGCTTTGCGGTGATCCGTGACCTCTATCGCGATAAGGACGCGGTACGACTGCTGGCGCTGCTGGGCATGGTTATCGCGGTGGTGCCCATGCTGGGACCGGTGGCCGGCGGCTATATCCTGGCCTGGTTCGGGTGGCAGGCGAACTTCATCCTGCTCGCCGCCGGCGGTGGCGTGGCGGCGGTGGCGATCCGTCTGTGGCTGCCGGAATCCAATCCGGATCGCGACCGCCATGCCCTCAGACCCTATGTGTTCCTGTCGACCTATGCACGAATCTGGTGGAACCGACAGTTCGTGGTCATGGCGGGGCTCAGTGGTCTTGGCTTTGCGATGCTGATGACCTTCATCACCGTCGCACCGTTCTATGTCATCGATGTCCATGGCTATGCGCCGGAAACCTATGGCATTTATCAGGGCGCCATTGTGGCTGGCTACATCGTCGGCAGCCTGTTTGCGCACCGGATGGTGGCCCGGCTTGGTCTGGCCGGTCTGCTGACCACCGGGGTTTGGGTCAGCGTAGCCGGCGGCGTTGGTCTGGTGCTTCTGGTGGTCACCGGCCTGGACGGGCCGCTGCCCATTGCCGGCCCCATGAGCCTGGCGGTGTTCGGGCTGGCTCTGATATTTGCCACGGCGCCGCTGCAGGCGCTGACGGCAGTGTCCGGGCGGGCCGGTGCGGCTTCGGCGGCTCTTGGCACGACGGAAAGCGGAATCGCCTCGCTGGCGGCGCTGGCGGTCGGCTTGATGTCGGTTGGAAGTGCCTGGCCGATCGCGCTAGGCGTGGCCATCCCGGCGGCTGGCGCCCTGGCTCTGCTGCTTGTGCTGGGCCGGCGTTATCTGGCCACGCCTCAGGCCGGCGATGCCTGA
- the dapE gene encoding succinyl-diaminopimelate desuccinylase has translation MAARPDGPAQGVDAIALAQRLIRHPSITPDAGGCLDALQDVLTGLGFACTRLPFATTGTPDVDNLFARWDSAPAGDTGLAPHGAPGRHFCFAGHLDVVPPGDTAAWTHDPFAGAIIDDVLHGRGAADMKGAVAAFVAGFDRWRSARASDAPPASVSLLITGDEEGPAVNGTDRVLDWMAAHDQSPDACLVGEPTNPHHMGEMIKIGRRGSLNAWLTVHGRQGHIAYPHLADNPVHRLLCMLQAVLESPLDEGSAHFQASSLQVATIDVGNAATNVIPAAAHATLNIRFNDLHSGRSLEDWLRRTFDQAAGAEARYDLTVRVSGESFLTAPGRLSDVVSQAVARHTGRQPELSTSGGTSDARFIRRLCPVVEFGLTGRTMHQVDEQVPVTDIERLTAIYASVLDGYFDRPDDVAS, from the coding sequence ATGGCTGCACGCCCGGACGGGCCGGCCCAGGGCGTAGACGCGATTGCCCTGGCCCAGCGCCTGATCCGCCACCCCAGCATCACGCCAGACGCCGGCGGATGCCTCGATGCCCTGCAGGACGTCCTTACCGGTCTCGGCTTTGCCTGTACGCGCCTGCCCTTCGCCACCACCGGCACTCCCGATGTGGACAACCTCTTTGCCCGCTGGGACAGCGCGCCGGCCGGTGACACAGGTCTCGCTCCGCATGGCGCGCCTGGCCGTCACTTCTGCTTCGCCGGTCATCTGGACGTAGTGCCGCCAGGCGACACCGCCGCCTGGACCCACGATCCGTTCGCCGGCGCCATCATTGATGATGTCCTGCACGGTCGCGGCGCCGCCGACATGAAGGGGGCCGTCGCCGCCTTTGTCGCCGGCTTTGATCGCTGGCGCAGTGCGCGCGCCAGCGACGCACCGCCGGCAAGCGTCAGCCTTCTGATCACCGGCGACGAGGAGGGACCGGCCGTCAACGGCACCGACCGGGTGCTCGACTGGATGGCCGCCCATGACCAGAGTCCCGATGCCTGTCTGGTGGGTGAGCCGACCAACCCGCACCACATGGGTGAGATGATCAAGATCGGCCGGCGCGGCAGTCTCAACGCCTGGCTCACGGTGCATGGCCGCCAGGGCCATATCGCCTACCCTCACCTGGCGGACAATCCGGTTCACCGGCTGCTGTGCATGCTGCAGGCCGTGCTGGAGTCGCCGCTCGACGAGGGCAGCGCCCATTTTCAGGCCTCCTCGCTACAGGTCGCCACCATTGATGTGGGCAATGCCGCAACCAACGTCATTCCAGCCGCGGCCCATGCCACGCTCAACATCCGTTTCAATGATCTGCACAGCGGCCGCTCGCTGGAAGACTGGCTGCGCCGCACCTTCGACCAGGCGGCTGGCGCCGAGGCCCGCTATGACCTGACGGTGCGGGTCAGCGGGGAGTCCTTCCTCACCGCGCCCGGCCGTCTCAGCGATGTGGTCAGCCAGGCTGTCGCCCGCCACACCGGCCGCCAGCCTGAACTCAGCACCTCCGGCGGCACCTCCGACGCCCGCTTCATCCGTCGCCTGTGCCCCGTGGTGGAATTCGGCTTGACCGGACGCACCATGCATCAGGTGGACGAACAGGTGCCCGTGACCGACATAGAACGGCTCACTGCCATCTACGCAAGCGTCCTTGACGGCTATTTCGACCGGCCGGATGACGTGGCGTCGTGA
- the dapD gene encoding 2,3,4,5-tetrahydropyridine-2,6-dicarboxylate N-succinyltransferase, which translates to MSANDAQARQIQPIIDQAWEDRASLTATTKGEVREAVDAALAGLDTGTYRVATRDGAADANSGWQVHQWLKKAVLLSFRLTDMAPIAGGPGKDTSWYDKVPSKFEGWSGDQFRQAGFRAVPGAIVRRSAYIAPGVVLMPSFVNLGAHVGEGTMVDTWTTVGSCAQIGRNCHLSGGVGIGGVLEPLQAGPVIIGDGCFIGARSEVAEGVIVEDGAVLSMGVYIGASTRIIDRATGETFMGRVPAYSVVVPGNLPGRPLPDGSPGPSLYCAVIVKRVDERTRSKTSINELLRT; encoded by the coding sequence ATGTCCGCGAACGATGCGCAAGCGCGCCAGATTCAGCCCATCATTGATCAGGCCTGGGAAGACCGCGCCAGCCTCACCGCCACCACCAAAGGCGAGGTGCGGGAGGCCGTTGATGCGGCTCTTGCCGGCCTAGACACCGGTACCTACCGGGTCGCCACCCGTGACGGCGCGGCCGACGCCAATAGTGGCTGGCAGGTCCACCAGTGGCTGAAAAAGGCGGTGCTGCTGTCCTTCCGCCTGACCGACATGGCGCCCATCGCCGGCGGTCCCGGCAAGGACACGTCATGGTACGACAAGGTGCCGTCAAAGTTCGAGGGCTGGAGCGGCGACCAGTTCCGCCAGGCCGGCTTCCGTGCGGTGCCCGGCGCCATCGTCCGTCGTTCCGCCTATATCGCCCCTGGCGTCGTTCTGATGCCCAGCTTTGTCAATCTCGGCGCCCATGTGGGTGAAGGCACCATGGTGGACACCTGGACCACGGTGGGGAGCTGTGCCCAGATCGGCCGCAACTGCCACCTGTCCGGTGGCGTCGGTATCGGCGGCGTGCTGGAGCCACTGCAGGCCGGTCCCGTCATCATCGGCGACGGGTGCTTCATCGGCGCGCGTTCAGAAGTGGCCGAAGGCGTCATCGTGGAGGACGGAGCCGTCCTGTCCATGGGCGTCTATATCGGCGCCTCCACACGGATCATCGATCGCGCCACCGGCGAGACCTTCATGGGCCGGGTGCCGGCCTATTCCGTGGTCGTCCCCGGCAACCTTCCCGGCCGGCCCCTGCCAGACGGGTCGCCCGGTCCATCGCTCTACTGCGCGGTCATCGTCAAGCGGGTGGATGAACGCACCCGATCCAAGACCAGCATCAACGAGCTGCTGCGCACCTGA
- a CDS encoding pyrimidine 5'-nucleotidase codes for MPDGSHLRLPARTGAWVFDLDDTLYPASSGLFGQTRQRIRDYIAREMRLDPTAAEACRRDLLARYPTTLLGLMAERAIDPVAYLTYVHDLDYSVLAADVALDALLARLPGDKLVFTNGSVAHAQAVLERLDIARHFSAVFDIAAADFVPKPAPASYARLAARHGLLPADAVMIDDLRRNLPPAAELGMTTVWLDIGAADVDRQPAPYIHNTAVDLKAWLSLAADHLSAAT; via the coding sequence ATGCCCGATGGGAGCCATCTGCGTCTGCCGGCCCGTACCGGTGCCTGGGTGTTCGATCTGGACGACACGCTCTACCCCGCCAGCAGCGGCCTGTTCGGCCAGACGCGCCAGCGCATCCGCGACTATATTGCGCGTGAAATGAGGCTCGACCCGACGGCGGCCGAAGCCTGCCGGCGGGACCTGCTGGCGCGCTATCCCACCACCCTGCTGGGTCTGATGGCCGAACGGGCGATCGATCCCGTCGCCTATCTCACCTACGTCCACGACCTCGACTACAGTGTGCTCGCGGCCGACGTTGCCCTCGACGCTTTGCTGGCCCGCCTTCCCGGGGACAAGCTGGTTTTCACCAACGGGTCGGTGGCCCATGCCCAGGCGGTTCTGGAGCGACTGGATATCGCGCGCCACTTCTCGGCGGTGTTCGATATCGCCGCCGCCGACTTCGTGCCCAAGCCAGCGCCGGCAAGCTATGCCCGTCTGGCCGCGCGTCATGGCCTGCTGCCGGCGGACGCGGTCATGATCGACGATTTGCGGAGGAACCTGCCGCCCGCGGCAGAGCTGGGCATGACCACCGTGTGGCTCGACATCGGCGCCGCCGATGTCGACCGCCAGCCGGCGCCTTACATCCACAACACCGCGGTCGATCTCAAGGCCTGGCTGTCCCTCGCCGCCGACCACCTCTCTGCCGCCACCTGA
- a CDS encoding EAL domain-containing protein, protein MTVLEADRSRMGAEISALRAERDRFVALAFCAADMLLEINAERQVSFTSGATVAITGLSADKLMRRPVAALVFAADQPKLDSFLKQLGLSGQRLLTRLRFNGPFGPTAPLAVAGYSLPQLADRLFLTLRWINDAAPPPADSRRDPASGVLDTLSFSEQVGHRVAHDRSGGLPQRMTILEVDNLPPLIKRLDEARRAELSKTIGDILKSNSTGGDTAARFDDTRFGLMHGAGVDIAGLSRRIESVASKLDPRGPGLSVQPTTIDLDDGGGGPETVRRALLYTISEFCRQEGQFEIRRLSDSLPQLAVETDRRLAALHRVIAKREFTIAFQPIVDLRSRIPHHFEALVRFDDASLAGSPYEFIVFAEEVGQIAEFDLAMCEMVLQRLQDACRDGYRYMIAANLSGRSLESADFVARLHALLERYDDVRDSILFELTESAHVTEIQSVNEVLQSLRARGHNICLDDFGTGSAAFRYLSTLDVDVVKIDGVYVREAMSNVKSGAMIRALSGLCHELGIAVVGEMVEDERSASFLEESGVRLGQGSLFGMPQSQLGEFAAPRPALFSRGPLRGRL, encoded by the coding sequence ATGACTGTCTTAGAAGCAGATCGCAGTCGTATGGGCGCAGAAATCAGTGCGTTGCGCGCCGAGCGGGACCGCTTTGTTGCGCTGGCGTTCTGTGCCGCCGACATGCTGCTGGAGATCAATGCCGAGCGGCAGGTGAGCTTCACATCGGGCGCTACTGTCGCCATTACGGGCCTGTCCGCCGACAAGCTGATGCGCCGTCCCGTCGCCGCCCTGGTGTTCGCCGCCGACCAGCCAAAGCTCGATTCGTTTCTAAAACAGCTTGGCCTTTCCGGCCAGCGTTTGCTGACCCGCTTACGGTTCAACGGACCGTTCGGGCCGACGGCACCGCTGGCGGTGGCCGGATACAGCCTGCCGCAACTGGCGGACCGTCTGTTTTTGACCTTGCGCTGGATTAACGATGCGGCGCCACCGCCCGCCGACAGCCGGCGGGACCCGGCCTCGGGCGTACTGGATACGCTGAGCTTCTCTGAACAGGTCGGCCATCGGGTGGCGCATGACCGCAGCGGCGGTCTGCCGCAGCGCATGACCATTCTGGAAGTGGACAATCTGCCGCCGCTGATCAAGCGGCTGGACGAAGCGCGGCGGGCGGAACTCAGCAAGACAATCGGTGACATTCTCAAGTCCAATTCCACCGGCGGCGACACCGCCGCCCGCTTCGACGATACGCGGTTTGGCCTGATGCATGGCGCCGGGGTCGACATTGCCGGCCTGTCGCGACGAATCGAGTCGGTTGCCAGCAAGCTCGACCCCAGGGGCCCCGGCCTCAGCGTACAGCCAACCACGATTGACCTGGACGACGGTGGCGGCGGGCCGGAGACGGTCCGTCGCGCCCTGCTCTACACCATTTCTGAGTTTTGCCGGCAGGAGGGCCAGTTTGAAATACGCCGGCTGTCCGACAGCCTGCCGCAACTGGCGGTGGAAACCGACCGCCGTCTGGCCGCATTGCACCGGGTCATCGCCAAGCGGGAATTCACCATCGCCTTTCAGCCCATTGTCGACCTGCGCAGTCGCATCCCGCACCATTTTGAGGCGCTGGTCCGGTTTGACGACGCCAGCCTCGCCGGGTCGCCCTATGAGTTCATTGTCTTCGCCGAGGAGGTGGGCCAGATCGCGGAGTTCGACCTGGCCATGTGCGAAATGGTCCTGCAGCGTCTGCAGGACGCCTGTCGCGACGGCTATCGCTATATGATTGCCGCCAATCTATCCGGCCGCTCGCTCGAGTCGGCGGACTTCGTTGCGCGTTTGCACGCCTTGCTTGAGCGCTATGACGATGTGCGCGATTCGATCCTGTTCGAACTGACTGAATCGGCCCACGTCACCGAGATCCAGTCGGTGAATGAGGTGCTGCAATCGTTGCGCGCCCGCGGCCACAACATCTGTCTGGATGACTTTGGCACCGGCTCCGCCGCGTTCCGCTATCTCAGCACGCTGGACGTGGATGTTGTGAAGATTGACGGCGTGTATGTGCGCGAGGCGATGAGCAACGTCAAGAGCGGGGCCATGATTCGCGCCCTGTCCGGATTGTGCCACGAACTGGGCATCGCCGTGGTCGGCGAAATGGTGGAGGACGAACGCTCCGCCTCCTTTCTTGAAGAAAGCGGCGTTCGCCTGGGCCAGGGGTCTCTGTTCGGTATGCCGCAGTCACAGCTTGGCGAATTTGCCGCGCCGCGCCCGGCCCTGTTCAGCCGCGGCCCGCTGCGCGGCCGGCTGTAG